The window ATTGAAAAGCCACAGCCGGATGGATCCATCCAGTACGTGTCCGATTACGCACCACCGCCTCCTGCCTACTTCCTGACAAGCCTGGAAGCCGGTACTGGCCTGATGCTGGGCAAACAACCCGTAAACCTTGTCCTTACCGTCAGCAACCTTTTCGATGTTGCCTATCGGGATTATATGAACGCATTCCGGTATTTCTCCCTGGATATGGGTCGGAATATCGGCCTGAAGTTCAAAGTGCCACTTGGAAATGATAACCATCATAATCACTAATCAAAATCAAGACTGATGAAAAGAGTAATGAAGCGTTTTGCCGGAGGGTTGCTGCTTTCAGCCCTCGTGCTTACTGGTTGTTCAAAGGATAAGGAAACGCCCAATGAGGAAGAGTTGATCACTACTGTGGTGTTGACCTTCCAGGAACAGGGAACTTCCAATGTGTTTTCAGCAATTTTCAGGGATGCTGATGGGGAAGGTGGAAACCCTCCTTCAGCCTTTGACGAGATCGTACTGAAGCCCAATACCAAGTATACTTGTGCCGTAACGCTTTTGAATGAAAGTGTAAATCCTGCGGAGGATATAACGGAAGAAGTGGAAGAAGAGGCAGTTGACCACCAGTTCTATTTCATTCCCACACCGCCTAATATCAACATTACGATATTGGATAAGGATGCCAATAACCTGCCTGTGGGTATTACTTCAGAATGGCAGACTGCTGCTGCCAGCACTGGAACAGTAAGGGTTGTGTTAAAGCATAAACCAGGCGTTAAAGCCACAGGGGATGCAGTAACTGTAGGGGATACAGATATTGACCTGAACTTTACCTATAAGCTTCAATAAAAAATAAAGGCTGCTTAGGCAGCCTTTATTTTTTACGAAAGTATTTCTGGATGGACAGTGGATTTTTCGGTTATCTTTCTTTCCCCGATCTGTTGCCTCCACATGGCGTAGTAAAGACCTTTTTCGCTGAGTAATTGCTGATGGGTACCGGTTTCAACAATTTCACCCCTCTCCAGCACGAAGATCCTGTCGGCATGCATAATGGTGGATAAGCGGTGGGCGATCATAATGGTGATCTGTTCACGTTGGGCCGAGATGGACCTGATGGTACTGGTGATCTCATCTTCCGTCAATGAATCAAGGGCCGAAGTGGCTTCATCGAAGATCAACAGGTTGGGATGCCTTAAAAGCGAGCGGGCTATACTTAATCTTTGTTTCTCCCCGCCACTCAGTTTCAAGCCACCTTCGCCAATTACAGTATCCAATCCTTTCTCGGCCCTTCTCAGCAGGTTCTGGCAACTTGCCTTTTCCAACACGTCCAGCACTGCTTCATCAGATGCCCCTGGATTTACAAACAAGAGGTTTTCTTTAATCGTGCCTGCGAACAACTGCGTATCCTGGGTTACAAAACCGATCTGGCTCCTGAGTTCATCAAAGTCCAGTTCCCGCCCATCAATGCCATTGTAAAGGATACTGCCATCTTCCGGCCGGTAAAGTCCTACCAGCAGCTTTACCAGTGTGGTCTTACCTGCGCCTGAAGGGCCAACGAAGGCAATGGTTTCCCCCTTCTTTACTTCAAAACTGATGCCCTGGATGGCATGCTGTTGTGCAGTCTTATGCTTGAAGCTGATATTGGCAAAGGTTAGGGTATGGATGGCCGATAGGTGTTTAGGGTTCTCGGGCCTTGGCTCCGGTTTCTTTTCCATCAGGTTCCTGAAATTCTGGAGGGAAGCCTCGGCTTCGCGGTAGGATAGAATGATGTTGCCTATCTCCTGCAAAGGACCGAAAACGAAAAAGGAAAAGATCTGCATGGTAACCAGTTCTTCAGGTTTCATCCTTTCCTTATAGATCAGCCACATCAGGAGGAAAAGGATCACTTGTCGCAAGGTATTGACAAAGGTGCCCTGCACAAAGCTGAGGCTCCTGATGCGCTTCACCTTGGTGAGTTCAAGCCCAAGGATCTTGTAGGTATTCTTGTTCAGCCTTTCCACTTCCTGGTTGGTGAGCCCGAGGCTTTTGATCAGTTCAATATTGCGAAGGGACTCGGTGGTTGTTCCGGCAAGTGAAGTAGTCTGGGCTACAATGGTCTTTTGGATGGATTTGATCCTCTTGCTCAGTGCATTGGTTAGCAAGGTCAACAATAATATGCCACCAAAATATACCAACGGTAATGACCAGTGTATACTGAAAGCATAAATGGCCACAAACAGGATCCCGATAAAGACACCGAACAAGATGTTGATGAAATTGGAAATGAATCTTTCTGTATCGGTTTCCACTTTTTGGAGGATGCTGAGGGTTTCCCCGCTGCGCTGGTCTTCAAATTCGTGGTAGGGAAGTTTCATGGCATGTTTCAGTCCATCTGTAAAGACCTTTGCGCCAAATTTCTGGGTGATCACATTGAAGAAATAGTCCTGGAAAGCTTTGGCGATGCGGCTTACCATGGCTACACTGATGGATGCCAGTAATAATAGTCCTACTGCTTTGGCAAAACCCGGCCAGTCATATTGTTTGTAATCAAACGCGATCTTGGTCATTTTGCCGAAAATGATCGGATCGATAAGGGAGAACCCTGTATTGATGCCGGCTAATAGCAGTGTCAGCAGGACAAGCCATTTGTATGGCTTGAGGTATTGTAAAAGAATTTTCATGTAATAGGTAATCTTGCTAAAATTAGGATAATTACCCGCAAGAGTAGGGGATAGTTTATAGGGGAGGATTTATTTTTGGGAAATTTTCGTTGATGTTGAATTACCTTATCCTGAAGGACGTGCCTTCTGCCGGCCGGGGCAGGAAAGATGCCGGACTGTATGCTATCCTTGCCGTTTTTTATATCTCCCTGTTCCTGGCGAGGCATCCTGTTATCAACAATATCGCCATAGTGGGGATATTCGTTTATTCTTTTTTCTACAGCAGTTGGAAGGAAAGGTTAGCCTCTGTTGGCAGGCGGCCGGCACTGGTATTCATGCTGGCTTTTGGATTATGGCAACTGTTGAGTTTTGCCTGGTCAGCCAACAGGGCCGAAGCCTCCGTGATGCTGGGCATGCGGGCTCCCTTATTGATCTTCCCGCTTTCCCTGGGCTTGATCAGTATACCTGCATGGGTGCGTAACAGGTTCCTTTTCCTGATGGCAATGGTTATGGCAATGGTAGCAATCATTTGTTTTATTGCTGCGATCAGGAATTGGCAAAACACCGGTGATTCAGGCTTTCTGTACAATGATGCCCTGACAGGGATCCTTGGCCATCAATCCATTTATATAGCCTTGTTGACCAACCTGGTCCTGTTTGGGGCAGGGTGGTTGCTATACAAAAAGGAAGTGCCTTCGAACCTGGCAGGTTGGTTGTGGATGGCTATCCTTATCCTGTTGCCCTTTCATTTTATGCTGGCCAGCAGGATGGCCATCATTGTACTCTATGCAGTGGTTGGGTCATTTGTTGTTTGGCAGGTCCTTAGCAAAAAGATGGTGCTGGAGGGGGCAACCTTATTGATCGGGTTGCTGATCGCCGGCTTCCTGTTGTACAAGTTTTCGCCCAAGACACTAAATCGTTTCCGGGAATTGGCTTATACTAATTATGATTTCAAGAGCCAGGCTAAAGAGAGCCATTATAATGGGGAATTGAATGCAGAACAATGGAATGGCGCCAATATCAGGTTGGCCGTTTGGGAATGCGGGAAAATAGTGGGGAAAGAAAATCTATGGCTGGGAACGGGAATCGGCGATAAGATGGATGAATTGTTGAAGGTATATGCTTCCAAAGACTTTGTATTTGGGGTGACAACCAGGCGCAACCTGCACAATAATTACCTTGATGCCTGGGTGACCCTTGGACTGGTGGGACTGGTCCTGTTGGTTGCAGGTTGGGTCATCCTGCCTTTGATAGGAGCCGTAAGGAATGGGTTTGGATGGGGGGCATTGGTGATCATTGCCTTCGCTTGTTCCTATGTTTCTGAAACCTATTTTGACCGTAGCATTGGCAATGTTATGACCGGATTCTTCATTTGCCTGGCCCTTGCCATGGCATATGGTAAAGAAGCCAAGACAACCACTGGTTAGTGGTTGTCTTGCATATAAAGATCAATGGCTTCCTCGGGCTGCCCCGCGAATTCAATTTTCCCGTTCTTCATGTAGATCACCCTGTTGCAGTACTTTTTGATGACATCCATGGAGTGACTCACCAGGACAACTGTTTTACCCTGGATCCAACTGCTTTCAAACACCTTGATCGCTTTTTCCTGGAACTTCATGTCGCCGACTGCAAATATCTCATCAAGGAACATGATATCAGCACCTGCGTTTACTGCAATGGAAAACCCGAGCCTGGCTACCATACCGGAAGAGAAGAATTTGATTTTTGTGTCAACAAATTCTTCCAGTTCCGCAAATTGGATGATGGTATCAAAAATTTTGTCTATTTCTTTTATGGACAACCCAAGTACTGATGCGGATACATAAATATTTTCCCTGGCTGTAAGTTCATGGCTCATGCCGACCCCAAGGTTCATCAACATGGTTGTGCCATTAATATTGATATAGCCCGTATCACTTGGGTAAACCCCTGCCAGGAGCTTGACCATGGTGGATTTTCCACAACCATTCCGGCCTATCAGGCCTATACACTCGCCCCTCCTGATCTCGAGTGAGGACATTTTAAGTGCCTCTACACGTTTGTGCTTTGGAGGATTGAAAAGGTTGAATAACCTGTGTTTTACCGTGTTGTGGCTGTCTTCACTAATGGTAAATGTTTTGGAGATATTCTTTGCTACAATTATCGGTTGCTTGTCCATTCGCATTAGAGTTTTTCAGAGGCTTTAGAACCCAGTTTGTTTAAAATAGAGATGCCCAGTAGTAAGAGAAAAATGGCATAGCCAAAATCCCAGGCCATCAATGCAAAGTCGGGATTTTTTCCTTCCATCATTACATGCCTGGCATTGATGATGATGCCAGCAACGGGATTGACATAATCAAAGGAAGGAAGTGCCTCCTTGAATGTTTTCAAATTGTAAAGTATAGGTGACAGGAAGAATAAAAAGGAGATAAATACGGCCCATATCTGGGAAATATCTTTTGCGATAATATAGATGTTGGAGAGTATCAGGGACACCCCGAGTGATAAAATAAAAAGGTTGATATATAGTGGGATGATCCAGAGGTTATGAATCGACAGGCCAATGCTTTCCTTTTCCAGGAAGGCATAGAACATGCAAAACATCAGGAAATTGAAGAAGAGACCAATGCTGTTGCTTATCAGGGTAGAAAGGTAGATCTCGATCTTGTTCATGTTAGAATACTCATAGAGGTATTTCTTGACACTTAAGATCTGGATGGTGCCTGATGTAGATTCCACAAAGAAATTCCAAAGAATAAGTCCGATAAACAGGAAGGAGGCAAACGCCGGGATATCTGATTTCAGGATTATTTTGAATACTATATAGTAAATACAAATATCCATAATGGGCTTCAACAATGCCCAGAACAACCCCAGCTTGTTCTCATAGTATCTTAATTTGAATTCGATCTTGGCCAGCAGCCATAGGCGTTCCATCTTATTGGACCCTCGTAACCATTCATTAGCAACTTTCAGTATCATTTCGACAGATTATTTGAAGTTTTTGTACAGTGTATAGGCAACTTTCCTGATGTGCCTGTTTCTTTTAGCCAGTTCCTTTATCTTTTCTTTCATTTTGGATGATATCGGTAAGCCATTTAACCCACTAACAAAACTTGTTTCCAAAGTCGGGTTATCGATATATATACCACTTCCATTTTGATTAAGGATATTGGCTATTTCATGACCATAACGGTTGTAAAACGTTGCATGTTTTTGGGAAATTAACCGGTATAGGTAGGTCCTTTTGGTGTGGGTGAATGCCCTTGCCATTGAATTTTTCCTTATCCTGTAAAAGAATAGGGGCTCGGGCAGGACAACCCCTCCTTTGTTTTGACTGATCAGGCTGATAACACTATCCCAATCTTCCATTCCATAAACCAGCTTGTGGTCGTTCTGGCCAAATTCAAGGAAGGTGTTTTTCTTATAGACCAGAGAACTGCTATTTACGAGGTTATGGACCAGGATATAGGGTGGCTCCGGGTTAAATGAAGGCCATGTGTCCTGGCTTTCGCCAAAGTATTTGATCCAGGTGCCAACGAAATGTACATTGTCATACAGCCTTAGTGTCCTGATCGCTTTTGAATAATAATCAGGGGCGACCATATCATCCGCGTCAAGGAATGCCAGGTATTTACCAGTTGCGTTTTGGGCGCCAATATTCCGGCAAATGGATAGTCCTTCATTTTTCTTGTGGATCACTTTTACGTTGGGGATATCCTCGAATTCCTTAAGTATGGATATGCTGTTGGGTTCAGTGCTGCCGTCATTCACAATGATCACTTCCATTTCAGGGTAGTCAGCATTTAATACCGACCTCACACAATCCCGGATATAATCGCCCATATTATAATAGGGAATCACTACACTAAGGAGTTCGTTTTGGGGACCAGATTGGCTTTTGTTGTTGACAGGTACAGCACTTTCGAGAAATGGAAAGTGCTTTCTTTCCGGTTTATTAGCGAGGTATTGCTGGATGACCCTGATTTTTTGGTTGTATATCACATCAGGAGCATACTTTTCTTTTATGGACGCGTGTGCCCGTTTTCCTATCTGGGCTAACTCCTTATTGGAAAGGGTCAGGATGAGTTCCAGTTTTTGATGGAATTCCCGGGGTTTGTCATGGTCAAAAATGAAGCCATTGAAACCATCTTCAATCATCTCTGATTGCCCTCCACTTTGGGATACAAGAAGGACTTTCCCCCAACTCATTGCTTCCAATACGGTATAGGGGAAATTATCGAAGGTACTCGGTACGATCACTACATGGGCATTAATGACCTTTGCCCTTGCTTTTTCAGGGCTCAGGTTACCCTCCAGTACCAGCAGCCCACTTTCAATATACCGGGCATATTTTTCCTTAACGATATCGCCCATGGTGAGGCCTTCCGGGTGGAAGATCTGTTCGGTTCCCCCAATGATATGGAGTGGATGTTCGAATCCATTATCCCATAGTTCCTTGAAATACCTTAACAGCTCAAAGCTTCCTTTCAGCGGGGAAAGTTTTCCGAAGCAAACAATATGGTTTCGGTTGATCGATTGTTCCCTGAGGTCAGGAATATCAATAGGGTTTGGGATGACCTCCGCCCGTGTATCAGTCCAGTCCATTCTTTGTTTCGCTTGTTCAACAAAATAGTAGGAAGGCGATACCAGTATGTCAGCGCATTTGATCGTTGATTTTTCCATCAGGCCAGTCCAATAATAGGGAAGCTGGTAGACAGGAATATGGTTGTATTCCAGGCAGATGAATGAGGGTGCATGGCAGGTTATCAGGATATTAAGGTCCTTAAATGACTCATATCCCAATAGCTTGAATTGTTGGGTGTAATAGGCTATGCCATGGTATTCCTGGGATTCGAGAATATCAGGTGCGCCTTCCTTTTGGATGTATTTTTCTATTGCCTTTGCATATTCATAACTTAATGCTGCATTGAATCCGAGGAATTTGCTTGCATTGGTTTGGGTAGGCGGGAACCTGATTATCCTGATACCATCCTCTATGGATATCCTATCAGAAGCGATGCCCATCTGATACAGGAATACCGTTACGCTATGCCCTTTATCCCGGAGCATGCGTGCTGCAATAGAAACATATGTACCGATCCCCCCTCCGAATTCAGGCGGATACTCTGTAGTGAGAATCCAGAATTTCATATCCCTTTTTTAGTCAATGAATAGCGATTTAAGGCTCCTGTGTCCCTGGAATACCTTAATGATATGGCCAAATCGTTTATACCATAATGGTAATACTTCATATTCCTTGTGGTACCATTGTTTGATTTCCTCTGCCTGGTTGGGCGAATGCAGGATTATCCGGGAAGTTTCTTCCAATCCTTCATTGCCCTGTACCCTATTCCCATTCTTATGGGTTTCCTGCAGGTAGTTTAAGGTATTCTGGTACCAGCTATTCGCTTTTTCGAGTTCCTCCACCCTTTTCCTGTATTCCATTACATCGGTATACGGCTTTAGGGTTGGGTTGTCATACAGGTAGGAGGGCCCGTTCGCCATTAAAAGATTAAATATCTCTTTTGCATACCTGGAATAGAAATCCGCATGTTTATGGGATAGTAATCTATATAGGTAAAGCATGTTATTCCTGTTGAATCCCCTTGACATTGAAGTTGAATGAACCCGGTAGATCAAAAGGGGTTCGGGAATGACAACTCCCCTACATCCATTTTTTAATAATGAGATGTTTGCATCATAATCCTCCATTCCGTACTCAAAGGCATTGTCGTTCATCCCGAAGTTCAGGAAATCGTCTGCCCTGCACAGGTACATGGTGTGCACCATATTGTGGATCAGTAAGAATGGTGGTTCTGGAATATGGCATGGCCAAATCCCTTCCGCTTCATAGAAGTACTTAACCCATGATGCCACAAAGCTTACATTGGGATACTTCTCCAGTAATTTGATCGCCCGCTCGTAGAAATGCGGGTCTATTTTATCGTCAGCATCCAGATAGGCTACATATTCCCCACGGGCATTCAAGATCCCGGTATTCCTTGCGGAGGGAAGGCCCTGGTTAGGTTGATTGATCACTTTGAAGCCGTATTTCTCCTGGAGCAGGTATAATTTTGTAAGGCTTTCAATTTCATCAGTGCCGTCGTTTACTACTATTACCTCTTTTGACGGATAGCTTGTCTGGTAGATACTGTCAATTGTTTCTTCAAGGAACTTACCGCTATTGTAATAAGGGACAATTACGCTTAAAAGGCCTTTTTCTGTTGGTTTTTCCTTGGTTTTGACGGATTTTTCAATATCATACACAAATGGGAAATGATTTGGGTTGGCCAATTTTTCCCCAGAAAGTATACAATCCATTTTGGCCTTATATACATTTTCATAAGAACAAAGCTCCTTGATCCTTTGAATTGCCCTTTGCCCAATTTCGGCTAGTTCTTTTTCGGTTTTGGTTAGCGCTTCATGTAACTTTTGCTCAAATGATTGTTGGTTGTGAAGTTCATAAATGAACCCGCTTTTCCCGTCTTCGATCATTTCAGCCTGCCCTCCTGCATTGGATGTAATTACAACCTTTCCGAGCAGCATGCTTTCCACTACTGCATAGGGGAAATTGTCAACCAAGCTTGGGACAATTATCAGTTGGGCCTTTGATAGCCTGTCGTTTATCTGGTCAGGACTGATCTTTCCTTCAAATTTTATTCTTCCGCTATCGACATGCCTTTTGTATTTTTTGGTCAAATACTCCTTCATGCTCATTTGACGCGGTTCGAAATAGTGATCGTCCCCTATGATATTAAGGCTCTTGTCAAAACCATTGTCCCAGAGGTTGGACATCTGTTTTATCAAATGAAGTCCGCCCTTTTGGTAGGTTAACTTACCAAAGAATGCAATATCTCCTTCTTCAAACCTTATGTTATGTTTGATTGGTTGATGAATGCTGTATGGATTCCTTACAACGTGATAGCGATCAATTTCAGTTCCAAGGTCGTTCTTAAGGTTGGTTACCATAAACTCACTTGGTGAGATCAGAATATCAGCAGATTTCATGATCCATTTCTCCATTTCCCCTGTCCAATACCCTGGCAGATCATAAACGGGGGATTGGTTGTGTTTCAGGTTGTCAAAGGAAGGTGAGTGTGCGGTTAAAATTATTGGGGTGTCGACCAAGGTTTCTTCTCCTAATTTTTTCTTCAGGATAAGATAATAGCCAATGCCATGGTAGTCTTGGGTTTCTATGAAATCAGGTTTCCCATTTTCCCTTATTTCATTGATTACGATCTCGGAAAATTGGTAGCTTAAAGATGCTGAGTATCCAAGTTGATTATTAGCCTGGCACATGCCCGGGTTGAATCGAATTACATTGATCCCTTGGTAATTTTCCTTTGTGATATAGCTCTGAACCTGGTGGTCTGAAACGAACACTGTTACAGTATGTCCCCTCTCAGTTAGCATTAATCCTGTGTGCAGGCAATAGGTACTAATTCCCCCTCCATGGAATGGAGGGAATTCTGTTGTTATCAACCAATATCTCATTACTGTTTACTTTTGATTTTGCTTACAATGATTTGCTTGATCAAGCCTGGAACGCTTCGTTCTTCATACGTTCTTTTGTACCAATCAATAGCATTGGTCAGGTAGCTGATTTTTTCGTTCTGCCTATTGTTTTGATCGGTTAGTGTAGCTTGTAATTCCTTAGTTTCTTGTTGTAATTGGAATAATTGTAAGTCCTTCTCTTTTACTATTTTGGCTAGTTGTGCTATTATGATATGGGCTTGGGTACTCTCCTTGGAAAGGATATTGTTTTGCTCTTTGTAAATATGGTTTTCCTTTAGTAGCGACTCTTTCTCTAATTGCACTCTCTTTGTTTCTAATGAGGCATCCCGGCTTTTAATTTCTAATGATTTGATGGTCTCTTCAGTTTTATCCAGCTCGGACTTTAAACTGGAAATTTGTTCTTCTTTTTTATTTAGTTCGCCGATCAGGTAGGTTTTTGTTAGATCTTCTCCTTCTCTTTTGCTGGTAGATTCCTTGAGCAGAAGCGATAGTGCTTCATGGCCACTTCCTAATTGTTTTATAGAAGCTTCTATTGCGTTTATGGAATTTTGGCTATCGGAAAAAGCCGCCTTTACTTCACTTAAGGCGAGGAGCTGGGTATGTTTGGATGCTTCCAGCAGTTGCAGGGTATCCCTTTGGTATTTTTCCAGCAGTTCATTATTCATCAATGAGTGTGTCATGGTGTCAAGGGTCTTTTTTATTTCTTCCAGCATGGCAAGTTTTTCATTTATGATCGCTTCTTTCAAGTTGATCAGGTTAGTTGCCTGGTCATATTTAATGGTATAATCATTAATGATATTGCCTTGTTCGGTTAGTTGGGTTTCCTTTTTATGCAGTTGATCGAATGCTTCTTCTAACCTTGACTGTAATTCCTTTATTTGCTTGTCCTGTTTTATTGACCAGCTTTGTAATTCATCGATCATGGATAGCATCATCTTCTTGCTAAACCATGTTCTAGCCCACATATGGACTGTGTGCGTGTTTTTTGTAATGTGTTCCTGGTAGTTGTTTACTTCCTTGGCATTGAACCATGGAATGGGATAGAAAAATTCAGTTTCATAAATGCTTACTTCTTCATTTAATAGCTGGTTTCCAAAGTTCCTAAGGTTATAATACTGCTTTAATACTTTGGTGGTTAACTGTGGTGATGACTCGCTGGCAGGTTCGCTTCCATCAAAGTTTGATAGCAGCTGTTCAATACAGTATTTGATGAACTGGCTTTCTTTTTCAGATCCAAGGATAGCATTGTTTACCCAGAAGTTATCCGATCCTTCTTTCCCTTCTTCGAAACCTAGGAAAACCTTGTGGTGGATAAGGTTGTCCAAAGGTTTAATCACCTTCATGTCCGTATCCAGGTAAACACCTCCATGCTTATATAAAATCTCTAATCTTGCAAGGTTGCTTAGGTTAGCCCAGTTGCCATTCCGTTTTGCATTTTCTGCATAGGTGTATTCTGAATGGTAGTTTTCCTCCGACCATTTAATAATTGTCCAGTCCGGATGTTGCAGTTCCCACTCTCTTATTAAGGTTTTATATTCTTCTGGTAATTCCTGGTCACCAAACCAGCAATAATGGATGATTTTGGGTATCATTTTCTATCTCTGTCAGTATTATTTGAGTAGTTTTTCCTTTAGAACGCCCAATAGACTCCTGCTTTCGTAGGTTCTTTTGTACCACTCAATTTCCTGAGTAAGCCTTGTGATGTCGCCTAATAGTTTATTGATAAGTTGTTTATTGCCTTCAGTGGTTCTCTTGCATTCATCCAATGATTGCTGAAGTGACTCAATTATCTTAGCCTGGTGGTCAATTAAATCCTGTTTCCTTTTTGTCTCTTCCTCTATGAACCTGATTACGTGGTTTAATTGCTCCTGCATTGGATTTTATTGATGAAGTGCGCGAAATTATAAGTTGAATCATTACTAAACAATACCATTAAGTGGCCTGCTGTAAAGATTTTTATATTGTCTGTATGATTGATGCATATTGAAGGATGTGTCACATATTGAGGCTGAGTGTTTTCCCATTATGGTTAACATGTTCTCGTTGTTTTGATATTGTAAAATCTTGATGATGGCTTCATCAGCTGTATTGAACAGGTCTCCATTCAATCCATTATTGACAAGGTCCCTGTTGCCTACACAATCGCTTAGGATAACAGGTTTATTAAGCGCAAGGGCTTCCAATACTGCGAATGGAAGTCCTTCAAATACCGCGGTTGATAAATATATATCGGCAGACGATACCAATTGATGGACCTTATCGTGTGGCTGCCATCCGGTGATAATGATATTTTTACTGGTCAATATATCCTTATCCGGACCATCTCCTATCCATATAAATTCAAACTGTGAAAATTCTTCAAAGTAGCTTGCAATGGTATTGAATAGCTGTGGGTTCTTTTGGTAGATGATCCTTCCGCTGGTTACCAGCCTGAATTTGCTTTTATCTTTTTTCATCAGGCTTTTATCCAGTTTTTTAAGTTGCCTGATGTTTTCCGGTTCTATACCATTATTGACAAAACTTGCCTTGATCCCAAGTTGCCTGTAGGCATGCATTTCTGACTCCGAACAGCAAACTACTTCGCCACCGATCATGTTTCCTATGATTTCCAATTGCTTGTAAAGGAACTTCGAAACCGGTGAAGTGCCAATCAGGAATGGTGCACCGTTAGGGGTGTAGATCACATTTTTAATATTGGCAGCCCTGCATGCAGCCCTGCCGATAAAGCCGCTTTTGGAAGAATGAAGATGCACTGCATCTACAAGGTTCTTAGCCTTTAGGCGTCGGAGTATGGTATATAACTCAAGGAATGCAGCACTGTCTTTCCTCAGGCTGATACTCCTTTGGGCGGAGCGCCACCTGATAAACCTAACGTTCTTGTGCCTGAATTGCTTTTTTACCTGGTCAAAAGGAGTGACTTCCCTTCGTTCCCCATGGATGATAATGTGTACATCATCAGTCATGGTTTCCACCAGGGACCTTACAAATACTGCAATTCCGGAAGCAAAGGGTTCAACAACGTGTACGATATTCATAGGGATAATGAGATTAGATTTGGATGGAGTGTTGCTTTCGGTGGATTAAAAATTTAATCCGTAGGATCCAGTTAAACGGTATCATTTGCATTAGCCATAGCTTGAACCTGCCCAGCAATTTTGGTAGGGGCTGTCTGCTTATTGTTTTGACTACCAATGACCTGCTTTGTAATTGTTGTCTTCTTTTCTGATAAGAGATCCCATTAGGATTGAGCTGGCAGGTCACTAAGGCTTTAGGGATAATGGTTGCCGCTGATCTTTCCATTAAACTGTAAGCAAAGGCATAGTCTT is drawn from Flavihumibacter rivuli and contains these coding sequences:
- a CDS encoding glycosyltransferase encodes the protein MRYWLITTEFPPFHGGGISTYCLHTGLMLTERGHTVTVFVSDHQVQSYITKENYQGINVIRFNPGMCQANNQLGYSASLSYQFSEIVINEIRENGKPDFIETQDYHGIGYYLILKKKLGEETLVDTPIILTAHSPSFDNLKHNQSPVYDLPGYWTGEMEKWIMKSADILISPSEFMVTNLKNDLGTEIDRYHVVRNPYSIHQPIKHNIRFEEGDIAFFGKLTYQKGGLHLIKQMSNLWDNGFDKSLNIIGDDHYFEPRQMSMKEYLTKKYKRHVDSGRIKFEGKISPDQINDRLSKAQLIIVPSLVDNFPYAVVESMLLGKVVITSNAGGQAEMIEDGKSGFIYELHNQQSFEQKLHEALTKTEKELAEIGQRAIQRIKELCSYENVYKAKMDCILSGEKLANPNHFPFVYDIEKSVKTKEKPTEKGLLSVIVPYYNSGKFLEETIDSIYQTSYPSKEVIVVNDGTDEIESLTKLYLLQEKYGFKVINQPNQGLPSARNTGILNARGEYVAYLDADDKIDPHFYERAIKLLEKYPNVSFVASWVKYFYEAEGIWPCHIPEPPFLLIHNMVHTMYLCRADDFLNFGMNDNAFEYGMEDYDANISLLKNGCRGVVIPEPLLIYRVHSTSMSRGFNRNNMLYLYRLLSHKHADFYSRYAKEIFNLLMANGPSYLYDNPTLKPYTDVMEYRKRVEELEKANSWYQNTLNYLQETHKNGNRVQGNEGLEETSRIILHSPNQAEEIKQWYHKEYEVLPLWYKRFGHIIKVFQGHRSLKSLFID
- a CDS encoding glycosyltransferase codes for the protein MIPKIIHYCWFGDQELPEEYKTLIREWELQHPDWTIIKWSEENYHSEYTYAENAKRNGNWANLSNLARLEILYKHGGVYLDTDMKVIKPLDNLIHHKVFLGFEEGKEGSDNFWVNNAILGSEKESQFIKYCIEQLLSNFDGSEPASESSPQLTTKVLKQYYNLRNFGNQLLNEEVSIYETEFFYPIPWFNAKEVNNYQEHITKNTHTVHMWARTWFSKKMMLSMIDELQSWSIKQDKQIKELQSRLEEAFDQLHKKETQLTEQGNIINDYTIKYDQATNLINLKEAIINEKLAMLEEIKKTLDTMTHSLMNNELLEKYQRDTLQLLEASKHTQLLALSEVKAAFSDSQNSINAIEASIKQLGSGHEALSLLLKESTSKREGEDLTKTYLIGELNKKEEQISSLKSELDKTEETIKSLEIKSRDASLETKRVQLEKESLLKENHIYKEQNNILSKESTQAHIIIAQLAKIVKEKDLQLFQLQQETKELQATLTDQNNRQNEKISYLTNAIDWYKRTYEERSVPGLIKQIIVSKIKSKQ
- a CDS encoding glycosyltransferase — translated: MNIVHVVEPFASGIAVFVRSLVETMTDDVHIIIHGERREVTPFDQVKKQFRHKNVRFIRWRSAQRSISLRKDSAAFLELYTILRRLKAKNLVDAVHLHSSKSGFIGRAACRAANIKNVIYTPNGAPFLIGTSPVSKFLYKQLEIIGNMIGGEVVCCSESEMHAYRQLGIKASFVNNGIEPENIRQLKKLDKSLMKKDKSKFRLVTSGRIIYQKNPQLFNTIASYFEEFSQFEFIWIGDGPDKDILTSKNIIITGWQPHDKVHQLVSSADIYLSTAVFEGLPFAVLEALALNKPVILSDCVGNRDLVNNGLNGDLFNTADEAIIKILQYQNNENMLTIMGKHSASICDTSFNMHQSYRQYKNLYSRPLNGIV